DNA from Thermomicrobiales bacterium:
CCAGAAGGTGTCATCTCCTCCCGCAAGGGACGCGCCCCCCTCTATGACGATGTGAAGGAAGCAGTGCTGCAACGGGCGCGGGAAATCATCGACGAGAAGAATCCTGAGCTTCCGGAGTCCTCGAAATCCGAGGTCGCCTGGCAGGTCGGCATTGGTTCCATCAAATACACGATGCTGGCGCGCGATAACAGCAAGGTCGTCGTTTTCGACCTCGACGAGGCGCTCTCATTCGATGGGCATGCCGCGCCATACATCCAATACGCCCATGCGCGCGCCTGTCGCATTCTGGAAAACGCCAGATGGGATCACGACGCGGCGGTCGGCAAGGCCGCGCTGGGCGAACTGTCGCTCGATTTCGGTGAGATCCATCCGGCAGAACTCGCGCTGCTGCAGCAGATCGCCGCGTTGCCAGAGGAAGTGCAGCGTTCAGCAGATCAGTATCGGCCGTTGTTGATCGCCAATTATGTCTATGAACTCGCCAAATCGTTCAACGACTTCTACCATGCCTGCCCGGTGATCCACTCGCAGGAGCCAGTGCGCAGCGCGCGGCTCGCGTTGGTGGACGCTACCCGTCAGGCGCTCGCGAACGGCCTGGGATTGCTTGCCATCGAAGCACCGAGCGCGATGTGAATGGGGTCCGGAGTCCGGTGTCCGGAGTCCGGGAAGTAGTTGCCCATCCCTGAAAAAACGCATTCCGCCGGTGGATCGATGTTGCTTGACCGCATGACCGCCGCGCCCCTGTGCTAGCATCATCGGACGATTCACGATCGTCCGATCACCAGCAAAGCAAGGCGGCCCGAACATGATGTTTCGATTGGTCCGGTTTTTCATCTTTTGGCTCACGCTTGGCCGCATCAAGTGGTTGATGCGGCTGAGTTGGGTATGGCGGCTCATAGTCTTCCTGGGAATCTCAGGCTGGCTCGCAAAGAAGCTGCGCAAAGCAATCGGACTCGACAAGAGCGCGAAGACCGATGTCGATTCCGCCTGGGCAGAAGCGCTGCGTTACACCCCATCTTCAGCAGCCACTGGTGTGGCGTACACGGCTCCACAAGCGAGCGAATCGCCAGTGACTCCGCAGCGTACCGCTCCGGTTGTCGAATCGCGCTCGGAAGTCACCGGTGTTTCAGTCGATGGCACTGAAGAAACGATCACTATCCATGAAGTGAGCGTGGAAGGGGAAACCGAGACGATCGTGCAAATTGCCGACGACGCCGGGAATGCCGAAACCGTGGTGACCAGTTCGACCACGGAAGATCTCGATCTCGCCAACCTCGGAGCACCGCCGACTGAGCAAGAGCAGCTCATCGACGAGATCGTCGAGGCCGAAATCGAGACCGAAGCGGCAATCGATGAGATTCTCGACACACTCGAGGCTGCTGAGCCCGATCTCCCGGAACCCGAGACCGAAGCGGCGCAGGCCGCTCCAAAGAAATCGCGATCCACGCGCAAACCCAAGCCTGAGCCGGTCATCGATCCGGATTGGGTGCGGGGCGATGGTTCGCACAATTGCCCGGAATCGCACCCGGTCAAGGCGAAGGCCAGCTCGATGATCTACTACGTTCCCGAGAGTGGGCACTACGATCGCACGATCCCCGATGTCTGCTTTGCCTCCGAGGTCGATGCGGAGGCGTCCGGATACCGAGCGCCGCGCCGCTAGGACGGCCAGGGCTGGCCATCGAGCGTGACGAACTCAGCAGCATCGAATATCGATGTCACGGGAATCCCGGCCGCAGCGTAGGCAGCGGCCGGGATTCCAATATCCGCCACGACGACGCTCCCTGCGTGAATCGGACCGCCCTCGACCAGCAGCCCAACTTTGGGCAGCCCGAGGGTGAGTGTGACGTCCGCGACGATCGACGAAGGAAAAGCGACTCCAGTCGTCGCATCGACGCCCGACGGCATGTCGATCGCCAAAACGCGCGCTCGGGAACGGTTGGCCGCCGCTATGAGATCCGCGGCCCGGCCCGAGGGCGCGGCACTCAACCCGAACCCAAACAGCCCATCGATGACGAGATCGACGTCGCTGAGATCGATTCGGTCAGCCGGACCAGCAATCGGCATGCCGAGCTTCTGACAGACGTGCAGATTGTGCGCTGCGAGTCCGCGATACTCGTCGGCGGGCTTGACCAGCCAACAACGCACATCGAACCCCCACCCGGCCAGGTGGCGCGCGCAAACTAATCCGTCGCCGCCATTTCCTCCGCTGCCACAGAGCACGGCCACCGGACCAGCAGGCTGCAGGATTCTCGCGACGCGCGCAACGGCCCGGCCCGCGATCTCCATCACCTGCAGCAATTCGAGTCCGCATACCTCGACCATCGCGTGGTCGACCGCGGCCATTTGCGATCCGGTCACGAGCGGCAACGTGGACAAGCGTTCCATAGGGTGATCCTACCCCGAGACAACAAGAAATGCCGCGACCAGGTGGCCACGGCATTTCTCGTTGGGTTCGACCGGGGAGAGGGCGCTGCCCGGCCGGGCAGATGTCGTTTCTGCGAACTCCATCGGAGGTGCAGCCGATGTACTTGAGTTCCTCATAACTTTATACAGATATGATTGCGTTGTCAAGGGCAGAACACGGGAGGTTCGCGATGCGACGTGTCGGAGACCGGGCACATGAGGAATGCGATACTTCGGCATCACATTCGGCCTCGTCCAGGCAAGGTTTCCTCATCCTCCGATGACTGTTCCATCTCGTTCGGCGCTTCCCCGGCCATTCACGTCGCTGCCCGCCGGATTCGCGAATATCTCGACCTTTGTTCGTCCTTTCGTCTGATCGGAGTCGTGACCGAAGCGATCGATGCCACTGCAAGCCTGCTCTCCGAGCTTGGTGACCACGAAGCCGGGGCGCTGCTCTTCGGAGCAGCAGAGCGCCTGAATGAGGAAACGGGCAATCCGTCGACCTTTCCCGAGCGTCCAATCTATGACGCTGCGCGCGCGCTTGCCCGTACCGCGCTCGGGACAGAACGCTATCTCGAACTTCATCGCGAAGGAGAGCTTCTTGCCCTCGAACCTGCGCTCGCCCTGACCCGCACCCATCTGGAAACCATCGAACACGGCGATGCTGCCCCGCTGCAGGGTCGCGCGCGGCGTCCGTTGACCCCGCGCGAGCTGGAAGTGCTGCAACTGGTGGCGGTTGGCTTGACAGACCGGGAGATCGGTGACCGGCTCTTCATCAGCTACCGAACAGCCCGCACCCACGTCAGCAACATCCTGGAGAAACTGGATGTGCCGAGTCGATCGGCCGCCACTACGCTGGCGCTCCGCGAGGGGCTGATTCGTTTGGACGATATGAGCTAGCGTCTGCTTCCCGTATCGGATGCGATACTTCCCAGCCGTTCGTTCGACCCGTTCCCCAGGGGCAAACTGCACCGTTTCATGATTTCGATCCCCTCGCCCAACCTGCCGGTTCCGTTCACCACGCTGGTTGGACGAGAGCATGACATCGCGGCCATCGTCTCGCGCTTGCGCGCGGCAGACAGTTCGATTCTGACGCTCGTAGGTCCAGCCGGTGTCGGCAAGACGCGGCTTGCGATTGCGGTTGCCGAGCGGATGCGCGACGAACTACCGGACGGCGTCGTCTACATCGACCTCTCCACCATGACCGACGCGTCACAGGTGATTCCCGCCGTCGCAAGCACGATCGGACTGCCCGAAGAAGCCGGCGCCTCGAGCCAGCTCGCCTCCTACCTGTCCGATCGTGACATCCTGCTCGTATTGGATGGCTTCGAACAGGTACTCGATGCTGGATCCGCGCTGAATGCCTGTTTGGCTGGCGCGCCGGGCGTGCGCGCGCTGGTCACCAGCCAGGCGCCGCTCCGCGTGCGCGGAGAGCATGCATTCACTGTCGAGCCGCTCTCCCTGCCTCCCACGATCACCGCCCAGGATGCGGCCACAGCCGATCTGGCGGAGATTGGCGCCATTCCGGCTGTGCAGCTCTTCGTTGCGCGGGCGCAGGTCGCCCGTCCGGGTTTCGCGCTTACCGCGGGAAACATGCCGGCGGTCGCCGCCATCTGCCGATACCTCGACGGTGTGCCGCTGGCCATCGAACTGGCCGCGGCGAGGAGCAATGTGCTCTCGCCAGAAGCGCTGGTGAACCGCCTGGGCGCTTCGCTACAACTCCTGCGCGGCGGTCCTCGCGATGCTCCGAATCGACATCAGGCGCTCCATGCCGCGATCGAATGGACGTATGGGCTGCTCTCTCCGCAAGAGGCGCTGCTCCTCGATCGCCTTTCGGTTTTTTCCGGGTCGTTCTCGCTCTCGGCCGCGGAAGCCATTGCCGGCAACGCGCCGATCTCCTTCGCGCCTTCGATCTATGTCGATCCCAATCAGCCGCCCCCACCGGAAGACGATCTCCTCGATTGGTCCGACGTTTTCGATCTGCTCGATGGGTTGGTCGATCACAGTCTGGTGCAGCGGGTGGAGTCGAACGACGACGAACCCCGCTTTCGGCTCTTCCAGACGATCCGGCAGTTCGCTGCGGCCAAACTGGCCGAACGGGAAGATACCGAGCGCACTGCCTTGCGCCACGCCACCTGGTTCCACGCGCAAGCGGAGAGCGCCTGGATGGCGAATGGCGTTCCAGAGCTGGAACAGGACTGGCTCGACCGTCTCGATTGCGACTACGAGAATCTGCGGTCAGCACTCGACTATCTGGCAGACACCGATCCGGCCACCGGAAGCACCTTTGCGGCCGCGTTGGTCTGGTATTTCTACATCCGCGGGCATCGCATGGACGGAATCCGCGCGATGCAACGTCCGCTAGGGCGTTTCGATCCAGCAACGTTGCTCCCCATGGCGCGTGCCCGAAACGACTTTGCGCTGGGCAACCTGCTGGCGCTCTTTCCGCAAACGAAGCGGGAAGGAGTCGCCTATCTGGAGCGAGTGCTCGATCAGTTGCGGACGCTCGGCAATGAATGGGGCGCCGGCTACACGTTGCTCTCGCTCGCGGCACTGACGGAGGACGAAGGGAACTACCAGCAGGCGCTGGCATACATCGACGAAGCGCTGCCGTTGCTGATCGCAGTGGGCGATACGCCCACCCTGGCAAACGTACGGTTTCATCAGGCGGTCAATCTTTTCGGGCTCGGGGAGCTGGATCGCGCCCGGGAGCTGGCGAGCGGGGTCGCCGACGTCCCCATCCAGGACGCCGGCATCAACATTGCCTATGCCACTCACTTGCTCGGGATGATCGAACTGGCGGAAAGCAACATTGGCGCCGCGGCTCGGCAGTTCCGGACGGCACTCGATTTCTCGCTGGAGCACCAGATCGTCGGCACGGCAACCGAGCTCATCGACGCCGCCGCCAGCGTCACTGCCGCCAGTGGCGATCTGGAGCTCTCCGCCCGGCTCTTCGGCGCGGCCGACCGGCTCAATCGGGAAACCGGCAATCCAATCACACTGCCAGAGTCGATCTATTACAGCAACGCGAGAGATCACGTTCGGGAAACCATGACCGTCGCCAGATTCAACGAGCTGCAGGCGGCCGGAGCTGCGATGTCGCTCGACCAGGGATTCGCTTTGGCGCGTACCGCGCTGGAGGCAATCGCCCTCACTTCCCAAGCGGAGATGGTGGCCGAGCCGGACCACTCCAGTGTCAGCACTCTTGGCTTGACCAACCGCGAGATCGAAGTCTTGCGGTTGGTGGCAATGGGTCTGAGCGATCGCGAGGTTGGTGACCGGCTCTTCATCAGTCACGGCACAGCCCGTACTCACGTACGCAATATTCTCGGCAAACTGGGAGTCCATTCACGCACGGCCGCAACCAGTGTCGCGCTCCGGGAACGGCTGATCGGGCCCGATCGCTAGGGTCCGCTCCAACGCACCCGTCATCGCACGCTGCCGGACAATGCGATACTGACGTCGAACCAACAAGCAACGTTTCAGCATCGATCGCGGAGTATCCCGTTGAGCACTTCGTTTGCCGGGCGCGTTCCAGCCACGCACTCCGAACTCATCGGACGGGAACACGACATCGCCGAGGTTGCCGCGCTTGTCGCAGCGCCAGGCAGACACCTCGTCACACTCACGGGTCCAGGTGGTGTTGGCAAGACGCGCCTTGGGATCGCCGTCGCAACCATGTTGGAAAACCGGTTCACCGACGGAGTGCGATTTCTCGACCTCACGGCGATCACCGATCCTGAGCAGGTCATTCCTGCGGTGCTGAACATGCTCGGTCTGCGAGAGGAGGCGGTTCCCTCCGCTCAACTGGCGCGCGCGCTGGAGCGTCGTTCGCTGCTCCTGATTCTCGACAATTTCGAGCAAGTGCTCGAAGCCGGGCCCGATCTCAATCATGCCTTGGCGCACGCGCAAGCGGTCCGCACGATTGTCACCAGCCGCGCGCCACTCAATGTCAGCGGTGAACGCGTCTACGAGGTAACGCCGTTGGCAGTGCCCTCGCTGCCGAGCGCGGACTTCGGCTCATCTTGCGACCTCGAGTCGCTGGCCTCCGCATCGGCCGTCGAGTTGTTTGCCGCCCGGGCACGTGCCGTTCGGCCCTCGTTCGCGCTGACATCAGCAACCATCGAGCCGACCGCGCAGATCTGTCGATTGCTCGACGGCTTGCCGCTCGCCATCGAGCTGACAGCGGCACGGTGTCGCGTTCTCTCCCCGGAAGCCATCCTGCAGCGATTGCAGGCCTCGATGGCGCTGCTGCGAAACGGCCCGCGAGATGCAGCTCCCCGCCACCAGTCTCTGGAACAAACAATCGCCTGGAGCTACGAGTTGCTCCGCCCCAGTGAGGCTTTGCTGCTGGATCGGCTGTCGGTCTTTTCCGGATCGTTTGCACTCGACGCAGCAGAGAGCGTGGCGGCCGACGGCCCGATAGATTTTCAACCATCGGCATATTTTTCCCTCGCAGCTCCGCTCGAGGACGACCGCACCCCCTTGCTGGCGTCCGAAGTCCTGCCGACGCTGGAGCAGCTCGTCGAGCAAAGCCTTGTGCAGCGGGTCGAGAGCGCCGCAGAAAGCCCTCGTTTTCGGCTCTTCGAAACCGTCCGCCAGTTCGCCGAGGCACGGCTGATCGAGCGGGGTGAACGCGAGCAAACCGCGATGCGGCATGCGCTGTACTTCCGTGCGATGACCGAGGCAACCTGGGGCGCGACGGGCGCGCCACTCGCGGATAGTGGCTGGTTCATGCACCTTGCGCCCGATCGGGAGAATTTCCGCGCGGCGCTCGACTATACCCAGCAGCACGATCCTGCAGAAGGCGCGTCCTTTGCTGCCGGACTGTTCTGGTTCTTCTACAACCAGCTTGCATGGAAAGAAGGGGCACGAGCGATCGAGCGCACGGAGGGTCGATATGCCCCAGAGCAGTTGCCGTTCGCGGCCCGTTGCCGGATCGAGTGCGCTCGCGGGTCCCTGCTCGCGCTCTTCGCGGAAACGCGCGACGACGCGCTTCACCGGCTCGATACCCTGGGAGCATCGGCAGAACCCGCCAACCCACAATGGGCCATTGGTTACGCCATCGCAGTCAGCGGCATCGTGGCCGAGCGCGCCGGGGATCATGATCGCACTCTCGATGCGTTGCGGAACGCGAGAACCGTGCTGGGGAACCTCGATTCCGGGTGGACGGGCGCGAACCTCCGGTATCACGAGGCGCTCGCCTACTTCGGTTTGGGAGCGTTCGAGCGGGCGCGGATGCTCGCCACATCTGTGCTGGAAACGGACCCGGACATCGCCGGTCTGAACATTGCCTACGCGCATCATGCGATGGGGCTCATCGCCATTGCCGAGCGGCGACCCGCCACAGCCGCGCGCCACATTGCCGCTGGCCTCGATTTCATGACCCAATGCGGCATCGAGTTCACCTGGACGGATGAAGTCGATGCGATTGCGGCGATCGCTGCGCAAACAGGAGATCTGCCACTCGCGGCAAC
Protein-coding regions in this window:
- a CDS encoding NAD(P)H-hydrate epimerase; this translates as MERLSTLPLVTGSQMAAVDHAMVEVCGLELLQVMEIAGRAVARVARILQPAGPVAVLCGSGGNGGDGLVCARHLAGWGFDVRCWLVKPADEYRGLAAHNLHVCQKLGMPIAGPADRIDLSDVDLVIDGLFGFGLSAAPSGRAADLIAAANRSRARVLAIDMPSGVDATTGVAFPSSIVADVTLTLGLPKVGLLVEGGPIHAGSVVVADIGIPAAAYAAAGIPVTSIFDAAEFVTLDGQPWPS
- a CDS encoding response regulator transcription factor yields the protein MTEAIDATASLLSELGDHEAGALLFGAAERLNEETGNPSTFPERPIYDAARALARTALGTERYLELHREGELLALEPALALTRTHLETIEHGDAAPLQGRARRPLTPRELEVLQLVAVGLTDREIGDRLFISYRTARTHVSNILEKLDVPSRSAATTLALREGLIRLDDMS
- a CDS encoding LuxR C-terminal-related transcriptional regulator, with amino-acid sequence MISIPSPNLPVPFTTLVGREHDIAAIVSRLRAADSSILTLVGPAGVGKTRLAIAVAERMRDELPDGVVYIDLSTMTDASQVIPAVASTIGLPEEAGASSQLASYLSDRDILLVLDGFEQVLDAGSALNACLAGAPGVRALVTSQAPLRVRGEHAFTVEPLSLPPTITAQDAATADLAEIGAIPAVQLFVARAQVARPGFALTAGNMPAVAAICRYLDGVPLAIELAAARSNVLSPEALVNRLGASLQLLRGGPRDAPNRHQALHAAIEWTYGLLSPQEALLLDRLSVFSGSFSLSAAEAIAGNAPISFAPSIYVDPNQPPPPEDDLLDWSDVFDLLDGLVDHSLVQRVESNDDEPRFRLFQTIRQFAAAKLAEREDTERTALRHATWFHAQAESAWMANGVPELEQDWLDRLDCDYENLRSALDYLADTDPATGSTFAAALVWYFYIRGHRMDGIRAMQRPLGRFDPATLLPMARARNDFALGNLLALFPQTKREGVAYLERVLDQLRTLGNEWGAGYTLLSLAALTEDEGNYQQALAYIDEALPLLIAVGDTPTLANVRFHQAVNLFGLGELDRARELASGVADVPIQDAGINIAYATHLLGMIELAESNIGAAARQFRTALDFSLEHQIVGTATELIDAAASVTAASGDLELSARLFGAADRLNRETGNPITLPESIYYSNARDHVRETMTVARFNELQAAGAAMSLDQGFALARTALEAIALTSQAEMVAEPDHSSVSTLGLTNREIEVLRLVAMGLSDREVGDRLFISHGTARTHVRNILGKLGVHSRTAATSVALRERLIGPDR
- a CDS encoding LuxR C-terminal-related transcriptional regulator; translation: MSTSFAGRVPATHSELIGREHDIAEVAALVAAPGRHLVTLTGPGGVGKTRLGIAVATMLENRFTDGVRFLDLTAITDPEQVIPAVLNMLGLREEAVPSAQLARALERRSLLLILDNFEQVLEAGPDLNHALAHAQAVRTIVTSRAPLNVSGERVYEVTPLAVPSLPSADFGSSCDLESLASASAVELFAARARAVRPSFALTSATIEPTAQICRLLDGLPLAIELTAARCRVLSPEAILQRLQASMALLRNGPRDAAPRHQSLEQTIAWSYELLRPSEALLLDRLSVFSGSFALDAAESVAADGPIDFQPSAYFSLAAPLEDDRTPLLASEVLPTLEQLVEQSLVQRVESAAESPRFRLFETVRQFAEARLIERGEREQTAMRHALYFRAMTEATWGATGAPLADSGWFMHLAPDRENFRAALDYTQQHDPAEGASFAAGLFWFFYNQLAWKEGARAIERTEGRYAPEQLPFAARCRIECARGSLLALFAETRDDALHRLDTLGASAEPANPQWAIGYAIAVSGIVAERAGDHDRTLDALRNARTVLGNLDSGWTGANLRYHEALAYFGLGAFERARMLATSVLETDPDIAGLNIAYAHHAMGLIAIAERRPATAARHIAAGLDFMTQCGIEFTWTDEVDAIAAIAAQTGDLPLAATVFGIADRLHQQAGSPVSLPERTIYAAQRDATLRLLGADDFQRYRDEGTALSREAAFMQMHAALSRAQQAGDRIVTFEQQDDRYGLTPNERATMRLIALGHTDREIAAMLDISHATARARVRSILQKLDVPSRSAATTVVLREGLITVTETDQGPPVP